One part of the Vicia villosa cultivar HV-30 ecotype Madison, WI linkage group LG6, Vvil1.0, whole genome shotgun sequence genome encodes these proteins:
- the LOC131613421 gene encoding heat shock 70 kDa protein 4-like, translated as MAKKYEGPAIGIDLGTTYSCVAVWNDQNNRAEIIHNDQGNNTTPSFVAFTDSQRLVGDAAHNQAASNPANTIFDAKRLIGRKYSDSVIQNDMQMWPFKVVAGNDDNPVVVVNFKNEEKCFVAEEISSMILMKMREIAEKFLESSVTNAVITVPAYFNDSQRKATKDAGVIAGLNVMRIINEPTAAALAYGFQKRANCVEERNILVFDLGGGTFDVSLLTNKNNAFDVKATAGDTHLGGEDFDNRMVNHFVKEFKRKNKIDISENPKALRRMRTACEKAKRTLSFDTVASIEIDAITQGIDFSSSLSRAKFEQLNMDLFANCIKTVESCLADAMMEKNSVHDVVLVGGSSRIPKVQELLQDFFNGIDLCMSINPDEAVAYGAAALAASYSEGFNNNIQNFVLREVTPLSLGILTNEDTMSVVIPRNTTIPTRKKKVYFTRKHGKPSALIKIYEGERTRASDNNLLGLFTIRGLPGDGRSIPFNVYFEVDDDGILTVCAEEETSGNKNEITISNDKGRLSTEQIMEMIQAAENYKAEDKKYQKKVNAMNALEDYVDEITDALEDSDTSDNLCLLDRKEIDLAIRDARNLLDNSQQNEAESFEDYLKELERIVGPVLKID; from the exons ATGGCAAAAAAATATGAGGGACCTGCTATCGGAATTGACCTTGGTACAACATATTCTTGTGTTGCTGTATGGAATGATCAAAACAATAGAGCTGAGATCATACACAATGATCAAGGCAACAACACCACTCCTTCTTTTGTTGCATTCACTGACTCCCAAAGGTTGGTTGGCGATGCTGCCCATAATCAAGCTGCTTCAAACCCTGCCAACACTATCTTTG ATGCAAAGAGGTTGATCGGAAGGAAATATAGCGATTCTGTTATTCAGAATGACATGCAAATGTGGCCATTTAAGGTTGTGGCTGGAAATGATGACAACCCTGTGGTTGTTGTTAATTTCAAGAATGAAGAAAAGTGCTTTGTTGCTGAGGAAATTTCATCGATGATCCTCATGAAGATGCGAGAGATTGCTGAGAAATTTTTGGAGTCATCGGTTACAAATGCAGTGATTACTGTGCCAGCTTATTTCAATGATTCTCAGCGAAAAGCCACCAAAGATGCTGGTGTTATAGCTGGACTCAACGTAATGCGGATAATCAATGAACCAACCGCGGCTGCTCTTGCTTATGGCTTTCAGAAGAGAGCCAATTGTGTTGAAGAGAGAAATATTTTAGTCTTTGATCTTGGTGGCGGAACTTTTGATGTGTCTCTTCTCACAAATAAAAACAATGCTTTTGATGTCAAGGCAACTGCTGGAGATACTCACCTTGGAGGAGAGGATTTTGATAACCGAATGGTGAACCACTTTGTGAAGGAGTTCAAGAGGAAGAACAAAATTGACATTAGTGAGAATCCAAAAGCCTTGAGGAGGATGAGAACAGCTTGTGAAAAGGCCAAAAGAACACTTTCATTCGATACTGTTGCCAGTATCGAGATAGATGCCATAACTCAAGGTATTGACTTCAGTTCATCCCTTAGTCGAGCAAAGTTTGAGCAGCTCAACATGGACCTCTTTGCAAATTGTATCAAGACAGTTGAGAGTTGTCTCGCTGACGCTATGATGGAAAAGAATAGTGTTCATGATGTTGTACTTGTTGGTGGCTCTTCTAGGATTCCAAAAGTTCAGGAACTACTACAAGACTTTTTCAATGGAATTGATTTGTGTATGAGCATTAACCCTGATGAAGCTGTCGCATACGGTGCAGCTGCTTTGGCTGCTTCATATAGCGAAGGCTTTAacaataatattcaaaattttgtgcTGCGTGAAGTTACTCCGCTGTCTCTAGGTATATTGACAAATGAAGATACCATGAGTGTCGTTATTCCTAGGAATACCACCATTCCGACGAGAAAGAAAAAAGTATACTTCACTAGGAAACATGGAAAACCTTCTGCTTTGATCAAAATTTATGAGGGTGAGAGGACAAGAGCAAGTGATAACAATTTATTGGGCTTGTTTACAATTCGCGGCCTCCCTGGTGATGGTCGAAGTATTCCTTTTAACGTATATTTCGAAGTTGATGATGATGGAATCTTAACTGTATGTGCGGAGGAAGAAACTTCTGGAAATAAGAATGAGATTACCATATCCAATGACAAAGGAAGGCTATCAACTGAACAAATTATGGAAATGATTCAAGCAGCTGAGAATTACAAGGCTGAAGATAAGAAGTACCAGAAGAAAGTTAATGCAATGAATGCTTTGGAAGATTACGTTGATGAGATAACGGATGCTTTAGaagatagtgatacaagtgacaATCTTTGTCTGTTAGATAGAAAGGAGATCGATTTGGCAATTAGAGATGCAAGAAACTTACTTGATAATAGCCAGCAGAATGAGGCAGAATCGTTTGAGGATTATTTGAAGGAGTTAGAGCGCATTGTAGGACCTGTCCTCAAGATTGACTAG
- the LOC131611371 gene encoding eukaryotic translation initiation factor 3 subunit C-like isoform X1: MVKCFNFWENEVKSDSDSEEEEQSDYDEEIEIAAVESTVTQGNKITGNAIDSDDDNSHMCVVKSTKDKQFDEMASKEHILIKWNKLPMRMEELPAFGIPLLMLGQQEPLEARKTMIHLK, translated from the exons ATGGTAAAATGCTTTAATTTCTGGGAGAATGAAGTTAAG AGTGATAGTGATTCAGAAGAGGAGGAACAAAGTGATTACGATGAGGAAATTGAAATTGCAGCAGTTGAATCTACTGTAACTCAAGGCAATAAAATCACGGGTAATGCTATTGACAGTGATGATGACAACAGTCATATGTGTGTTGTTAAATCTACGAAAGATAAGCAATTTGATGAGATGGCTTctaag GAACATATTCTTATCAAGTGGAATAAGCTGCCAATGAGGATGGAAGAACTCCCAGCATTTGGGATACCTTTGCTCATGTTG GGTCAACAGGAGCCCTTGGAAGCTCGAAAGACGATGATTCATCTTAAGTAG
- the LOC131611371 gene encoding eukaryotic translation initiation factor 3 subunit C-like isoform X3, producing the protein MVKCFNFWENEVKSDSDSEEEEQSDYDEEIEIAAVESTVTQGNKITGNAIDSDDDNSHMCVVKSTKDKQFDEMASKEHILIKWNKLPMRMEELPAFGIPLLMSPWKLERR; encoded by the exons ATGGTAAAATGCTTTAATTTCTGGGAGAATGAAGTTAAG AGTGATAGTGATTCAGAAGAGGAGGAACAAAGTGATTACGATGAGGAAATTGAAATTGCAGCAGTTGAATCTACTGTAACTCAAGGCAATAAAATCACGGGTAATGCTATTGACAGTGATGATGACAACAGTCATATGTGTGTTGTTAAATCTACGAAAGATAAGCAATTTGATGAGATGGCTTctaag GAACATATTCTTATCAAGTGGAATAAGCTGCCAATGAGGATGGAAGAACTCCCAGCATTTGGGATACCTTTGCTCAT GAGCCCTTGGAAGCTCGAAAGACGATGA
- the LOC131611371 gene encoding eukaryotic translation initiation factor 3 subunit C-like isoform X2, with amino-acid sequence MVKCFNFWENEVKSDSDSEEEEQSDYDEEIEIAAVESTVTQGNKITGNAIDSDDDNSHMCVVKSTKDKQFDEMASKEHILIKWNKLPMRMEELPAFGIPLLMVNRSPWKLERR; translated from the exons ATGGTAAAATGCTTTAATTTCTGGGAGAATGAAGTTAAG AGTGATAGTGATTCAGAAGAGGAGGAACAAAGTGATTACGATGAGGAAATTGAAATTGCAGCAGTTGAATCTACTGTAACTCAAGGCAATAAAATCACGGGTAATGCTATTGACAGTGATGATGACAACAGTCATATGTGTGTTGTTAAATCTACGAAAGATAAGCAATTTGATGAGATGGCTTctaag GAACATATTCTTATCAAGTGGAATAAGCTGCCAATGAGGATGGAAGAACTCCCAGCATTTGGGATACCTTTGCTCAT GGTCAACAGGAGCCCTTGGAAGCTCGAAAGACGATGA